In Alkalihalobacterium alkalinitrilicum, a genomic segment contains:
- the ahpC gene encoding alkyl hydroperoxide reductase subunit C: MSLIGTEVKPFSAKAFKNGEFIDVTNESLKGQWSIFCFYPADFTFVCPTELEDLQNEYATLKELGVEVYSVSTDTHFTHKGWHDSSETIGKITYAMIGDPSQTVTRNFEVLDEESGLADRGTFIIDPDGVIQAVEINAGGIGRDASILVNKVKAAQYVRNNPGEVCPAKWQEGGETLKPSLDLVGKI, from the coding sequence ATGTCATTAATTGGAACAGAAGTAAAACCATTCAGTGCAAAAGCTTTTAAAAACGGTGAGTTTATCGATGTAACGAACGAAAGCCTTAAAGGTCAATGGAGCATTTTCTGCTTTTATCCGGCAGATTTCACATTCGTTTGCCCAACTGAGCTTGAAGATTTACAAAACGAATACGCAACGCTAAAGGAACTTGGAGTTGAAGTATATTCCGTTTCAACAGATACTCATTTCACACATAAAGGATGGCATGACAGCTCAGAAACAATTGGAAAAATTACTTACGCAATGATTGGTGACCCTTCACAAACAGTCACTCGTAACTTTGAAGTTCTAGACGAAGAGTCTGGTCTTGCTGACCGTGGTACGTTCATCATTGACCCAGACGGTGTTATCCAAGCTGTTGAAATCAACGCTGGTGGTATCGGTCGTGATGCAAGTATCCTAGTTAACAAAGTTAAGGCCGCACAATATGTTCGTAACAATCCAGGTGAAGTTTGCCCAGCTAAATGGCAAGAAGGTGGAGAAACACTTAAGCCAAGCCTTGACCTAGTAGGTAAAATCTAA